A region from the Paraburkholderia youngii genome encodes:
- a CDS encoding DUF72 domain-containing protein has product MTHATLDARTKKAGDVHIGISGWRYQGWRGSFYPEDLKHASELQYASARFGTIEINGTHYSLQSLGSWQRWYAQTPDGFVFGIKGARYLTHMLRFRDASARVGIANFFAQGLLALKEKLGPILWQFPPSFRFEPDAMERFLHELPPDTASASALASQHDKRVKTPYVDIDRKRVLRHAVEVRHASFVDPAFVALLRQYGVGLVVSDSTEPWPVAEDLTADFVYIRLHGSEAKYSGSYGDEALQRWAERIDAWRGGSQPADARLIAPQLAPRRRATRDVYCYFDNDVKARAPFDAQRLMKNLGMQATKAPALP; this is encoded by the coding sequence ATGACGCACGCCACACTCGACGCGCGAACGAAGAAGGCCGGCGATGTGCATATCGGCATTTCCGGCTGGCGCTATCAAGGTTGGCGCGGCAGCTTTTACCCCGAGGATCTGAAACATGCATCGGAATTGCAGTACGCGTCGGCGCGATTCGGCACGATAGAAATCAACGGCACGCATTACAGCCTCCAATCGCTCGGTAGCTGGCAGCGCTGGTATGCGCAAACGCCTGACGGCTTCGTGTTTGGCATCAAAGGCGCGCGCTATCTGACTCATATGCTGCGGTTTCGCGATGCGAGCGCGCGCGTCGGCATCGCGAACTTCTTCGCGCAGGGCCTGCTCGCGTTGAAGGAAAAGCTCGGCCCGATCCTGTGGCAATTTCCGCCGTCCTTCCGATTCGAGCCCGACGCAATGGAGCGCTTTCTGCACGAGTTGCCGCCCGACACCGCGAGTGCATCGGCGCTCGCCAGTCAACACGATAAGCGGGTCAAGACGCCCTACGTCGACATCGATCGCAAGCGGGTGCTGCGTCACGCGGTCGAAGTGCGCCACGCGAGCTTCGTCGATCCGGCGTTCGTGGCCTTGCTGCGGCAATACGGCGTCGGGCTCGTCGTTTCCGATTCCACCGAACCATGGCCCGTCGCCGAAGATCTGACGGCGGACTTTGTCTACATCCGCCTGCACGGCAGCGAAGCCAAATACTCGGGTTCATATGGGGACGAAGCTCTGCAACGATGGGCCGAGCGAATCGATGCATGGCGCGGCGGCTCACAACCGGCCGACGCGCGATTGATCGCGCCGCAACTCGCGCCGCGCCGGCGGGCCACGCGAGACGTCTACTGCTACTTCGACAATGACGTAAAAGCGCGGGCGCCGTTCGACGCGCAACGATTGATGAAAAACCTCGGAATGCAAGCGACGAAAGCGCCAGCATTACCCTGA
- a CDS encoding NADP-dependent oxidoreductase: MSTMLAYRIHSFGGPEVFKAEEIEIPEPGAGQVLVRVRAAGANPVDLKTRAGQYPLIREEQLPYTLGRDFSGVVERVGEGAAQWRAGEQVYGFVGQGQGAYAEFVVVPASALAHAPEKLDAGTAGAVPLAALTAWQGLFEHGCLEAGCRVLIHAGAGGVGHFAVQFARQKGAQVYATASGDGIEFVRSLGADRVIDYHAQRFEDVARDMDLVFDLVGGDTQRRSWSAVATGGALISTLNEPSQTEASSHGARAARYTARPDGRQLTEIASLINNGSVRVVVAERFSFDATARALERLAKGHVRGKIVVDIAP, from the coding sequence ATGAGCACGATGCTCGCTTATCGCATTCACAGCTTCGGCGGTCCCGAGGTGTTCAAGGCCGAGGAGATCGAGATTCCCGAGCCAGGCGCCGGCCAGGTGCTGGTGCGCGTGCGCGCGGCCGGCGCCAATCCGGTCGACCTGAAGACACGCGCGGGCCAGTACCCGTTGATCCGCGAAGAACAGCTCCCCTATACGTTGGGGCGCGATTTTTCCGGTGTGGTCGAACGGGTCGGCGAGGGCGCCGCGCAATGGCGCGCGGGCGAGCAGGTGTATGGCTTCGTTGGCCAGGGGCAGGGTGCGTACGCGGAATTCGTCGTCGTGCCCGCGAGTGCGCTAGCGCATGCGCCCGAAAAACTGGACGCGGGGACCGCGGGCGCCGTGCCGCTCGCCGCGTTGACCGCGTGGCAGGGCCTGTTCGAGCACGGCTGCCTCGAAGCGGGCTGCCGCGTGCTGATTCACGCGGGCGCGGGCGGCGTTGGACATTTCGCCGTGCAGTTCGCGAGGCAGAAGGGCGCGCAAGTGTACGCGACGGCGTCCGGCGACGGCATCGAGTTCGTGCGCTCGCTCGGCGCGGATCGCGTGATCGACTATCACGCGCAGCGTTTCGAAGACGTCGCGCGAGATATGGACCTCGTGTTCGATCTGGTCGGCGGCGATACGCAGCGCCGCTCGTGGTCGGCGGTCGCGACCGGCGGCGCGCTGATCTCGACGCTCAACGAGCCGTCGCAGACCGAGGCGTCGAGTCATGGCGCGCGGGCCGCGCGTTACACCGCGCGGCCCGACGGGCGGCAATTGACCGAGATCGCGTCGTTGATCAATAACGGCAGCGTGCGAGTCGTGGTCGCCGAACGGTTTTCGTTCGATGCCACGGCCAGGGCGCTGGAACGGCTCGCGAAAGGCCACGTGCGCGGCAAGATCGTGGTGGACATCGCGCCGTAG
- a CDS encoding MarR family winged helix-turn-helix transcriptional regulator, producing MVTSTDTSTSAISIDLYDQPGHLIRRAHQISVSMFHDLIGREVTPVQYAVLRMLQELPGLDQVTLAQRVGLDTSTTADIAVRLEAKGWIVREVLPRRQRRLLLTPAGEQLLDELIPGVNALNHGLLDGMGDEDARELLRLLRKFVHLNNDQSRAPLRSASDDATPD from the coding sequence ATGGTCACTTCAACCGATACCAGCACTTCCGCGATCAGCATCGATCTGTACGACCAGCCCGGCCATCTGATCCGACGCGCGCATCAGATTTCCGTGTCCATGTTTCATGATCTGATCGGGCGCGAGGTGACGCCCGTGCAATATGCGGTGCTCAGAATGCTGCAGGAATTGCCCGGACTCGATCAGGTCACGCTCGCGCAGCGAGTCGGTCTCGACACGTCGACCACCGCCGATATCGCGGTGCGGCTCGAAGCGAAAGGCTGGATCGTGCGCGAAGTTCTGCCGCGCCGCCAGCGTCGTCTGTTACTGACGCCGGCAGGAGAGCAGTTGCTCGATGAATTGATCCCCGGCGTCAACGCGCTCAATCACGGCCTGCTCGACGGCATGGGCGACGAGGATGCGCGAGAGCTATTGAGGCTATTGAGAAAGTTCGTGCATCTGAATAACGACCAGAGCCGCGCGCCGCTGCGCAGTGCGAGCGACGACGCGACTCCGGACTAG
- a CDS encoding DUF2795 domain-containing protein: MSQHPAHSQDHRHPGQPNPADIEKALSGVNYPTTREKLVAQARKNHANTDIVDLVDRLPDHNFDSPASVAKEIARIQ; encoded by the coding sequence ATGTCACAGCACCCCGCTCATTCCCAGGATCATCGTCATCCCGGCCAGCCGAATCCCGCTGACATCGAAAAGGCACTCAGTGGCGTGAATTACCCGACCACGCGCGAAAAGCTGGTCGCGCAGGCGCGCAAGAATCACGCGAATACCGACATCGTCGATCTGGTCGACCGTCTGCCCGATCACAATTTCGACAGCCCGGCCTCGGTCGCGAAGGAAATCGCGCGTATTCAATGA
- the coxB gene encoding cytochrome c oxidase subunit II, with protein sequence MRRGSVTSLAALASASANSAHAYPVAPLNYFLHAAGPAARPTLYLGWVFTAIVTLVTLIVAGLLIGAMVRKRPAAQPDALSAEPGGIRWVFIGTAVSSVVLLAMLVYALITLESVASPASYPQLTITVTAYDWWWKADYSDDPNPARNFSTANEIHIPVGEPVKIQLKSADVVHAFWVPQLAGKTQTIPGQTNEQWIQADRPGIYRGQCSQFCGAQHAHMAFEVIAQDAAAFNAWRDAQGRAASVPTGDAAVAAGQHLFEERCAGCHTIRGTKATGVQAPDLTHLGSRRMIAAGALSNTPDHLLDWIEHAQRIKPDGLMPSIALTTSEAAAMSAYLATLH encoded by the coding sequence ATCAGGCGGGGCAGCGTCACGTCGTTAGCGGCGCTGGCTAGCGCGTCCGCAAACTCCGCGCACGCCTACCCGGTAGCACCGCTGAACTACTTCCTGCACGCAGCGGGCCCGGCGGCCCGTCCGACGCTTTACCTCGGCTGGGTTTTCACCGCGATCGTGACGCTGGTCACGCTGATCGTCGCCGGTCTGTTGATCGGCGCGATGGTCCGCAAGCGTCCCGCGGCGCAACCGGATGCGCTCAGCGCCGAGCCCGGCGGCATCCGCTGGGTGTTCATCGGTACCGCGGTGTCGTCGGTCGTGCTGCTGGCGATGCTGGTCTATGCCCTGATCACGCTCGAATCGGTGGCGTCGCCCGCGTCGTATCCGCAATTGACGATCACCGTGACCGCTTACGACTGGTGGTGGAAGGCCGATTACAGTGACGATCCGAACCCGGCCCGCAACTTCAGTACCGCGAACGAGATTCACATTCCGGTCGGTGAACCCGTGAAGATCCAGCTCAAAAGCGCGGACGTCGTGCACGCGTTCTGGGTACCGCAACTGGCGGGCAAGACGCAGACGATTCCGGGGCAAACCAACGAGCAGTGGATTCAGGCGGACCGTCCCGGCATTTATCGTGGGCAGTGCTCGCAGTTCTGCGGCGCGCAGCACGCGCATATGGCGTTCGAGGTGATCGCGCAGGACGCTGCCGCCTTCAACGCGTGGCGCGACGCGCAGGGACGCGCGGCCAGCGTGCCCACCGGCGATGCGGCGGTCGCGGCCGGCCAGCATCTGTTCGAAGAGCGCTGCGCGGGCTGCCACACGATTCGCGGCACCAAGGCCACCGGCGTGCAGGCCCCCGATCTGACGCATCTCGGCTCGCGCCGGATGATCGCGGCGGGCGCGCTCAGCAACACGCCCGACCATCTGCTCGACTGGATCGAGCACGCGCAGCGAATCAAACCCGATGGATTGATGCCCAGTATCGCGCTGACCACCAGCGAGGCCGCCGCGATGTCGGCGTATCTGGCGACGCTGCATTGA
- a CDS encoding penicillin acylase family protein, whose product MRSNVSLLRRLAGLLVALPLAAALQGCASPDTDNVAHTGPYRADIRRTALGIPHIKADDWGSLGYGYGYAQAQDNLCTMTESFVTYRGERSRFFGADARPASGATFGQPDNLDSDFFFRFIVDDVTVARYRKSQTEDMRALIDGFVAGYNRYVADLAHGDFPGAHAACRAAPWLGKISNADVYRRQIAANLAGGEARFINAIATAQPPQAMPSAPQSGLQGDAAVAAPLADFGGHAGIGSNALAFGADATHTGSALLLGNPHWFWTGPDRFYQAQLTIPGKLNVSGVSFLGVPLIVIGFNDNVAWTHTVSTAKRFGLFKLTLEPGAPTRYQVDGNSVAMTPTRVNVAVRAADGSLHTVSRTLYRSRFGPLVNLRAMSPALAWNAQQAFALRDINTDNFRTFENFLEWNQATSLDDFIRIQKKNAAVPWVNTLAIGRDDPRVWYADIGATPDVPDELAQRCTPPVGRALAQIMPGVPVLDGSRSDCDWRDEPGAVQHRALPVARMPSLLRRDYVGNFNDSYWLTNPAAPMTGYAKIIGATDTPQTLRTRLGHTSAAQLQNDPHGVSADALGRAALDSRSMSALLFKQPVLDRLCNSSALAALPADPNPEQQRAACKVLVAWDDTAAAGAAGATLWDELWRRLLTVPPAQLYAVPFDPAKPLTTPAGIAADPAKLAAALHDALAALQRAGIAIDAPRSAALYVQRNDERIPLFGGCDAGGYFTSACAAHPFDASGYSMNVKPMGDTYLQIVWFSDDQVIARTLLAPSESDDPASPHYADGTRDYAAQRWTIFPFSEEAIARDPALNVRTVSSSDSEGKGQ is encoded by the coding sequence ATGCGTTCGAACGTCTCGCTGCTCCGCCGCCTCGCCGGCCTGCTGGTCGCTCTGCCCCTCGCCGCCGCTCTGCAAGGCTGCGCGAGTCCGGACACCGACAACGTCGCGCATACCGGCCCCTATCGCGCCGATATCCGCCGCACCGCGCTCGGCATTCCGCACATCAAAGCCGACGACTGGGGCAGCCTCGGCTACGGGTACGGCTACGCGCAGGCCCAGGACAATCTGTGCACGATGACCGAAAGCTTCGTCACCTATCGCGGCGAACGTTCGCGCTTCTTCGGCGCCGACGCGCGCCCCGCGTCAGGCGCGACGTTCGGCCAGCCCGACAACCTCGACTCGGATTTCTTCTTCCGTTTCATCGTCGACGATGTGACCGTCGCGCGCTACCGCAAAAGCCAGACCGAGGACATGCGCGCGCTGATCGACGGCTTCGTCGCCGGCTATAACCGCTACGTGGCCGATCTGGCGCACGGCGACTTTCCGGGCGCGCATGCGGCCTGCCGCGCGGCGCCGTGGCTCGGCAAGATCAGCAACGCGGACGTCTACCGGCGTCAGATCGCGGCGAATCTGGCCGGTGGCGAGGCCCGCTTCATCAATGCGATCGCGACCGCGCAACCGCCACAGGCAATGCCGAGCGCGCCGCAAAGCGGGTTGCAGGGTGACGCCGCCGTCGCTGCACCGCTCGCCGACTTCGGCGGCCATGCTGGCATCGGCAGCAACGCCCTCGCGTTCGGCGCAGACGCGACGCACACCGGCAGCGCGCTGCTGCTCGGCAATCCGCACTGGTTCTGGACCGGCCCCGATCGCTTCTACCAGGCTCAACTCACTATTCCCGGAAAGCTGAACGTCAGCGGCGTGTCGTTTCTCGGCGTGCCGCTGATCGTGATCGGCTTCAACGACAACGTCGCGTGGACGCATACCGTGTCCACCGCGAAGCGCTTCGGCCTGTTCAAGCTGACGCTCGAACCCGGCGCGCCGACCCGGTATCAGGTCGACGGCAACAGCGTAGCGATGACGCCGACGCGCGTGAACGTCGCAGTGCGCGCCGCCGACGGTTCGCTGCATACCGTGTCGCGCACGCTGTATCGCTCGCGCTTCGGACCGCTCGTCAACCTCCGCGCGATGTCGCCCGCGCTAGCGTGGAATGCGCAGCAGGCCTTCGCGCTGCGCGATATCAATACCGACAATTTCCGCACGTTCGAAAACTTCCTCGAATGGAATCAGGCGACCTCGCTCGACGATTTCATCCGCATCCAGAAGAAGAACGCGGCGGTGCCGTGGGTCAACACGCTCGCGATCGGCCGCGACGATCCGCGCGTGTGGTACGCGGACATCGGCGCGACCCCGGACGTGCCCGACGAGCTGGCGCAACGTTGCACGCCGCCGGTCGGCCGGGCACTGGCGCAGATCATGCCCGGCGTGCCGGTCCTCGACGGCTCGCGCAGCGACTGCGACTGGCGCGACGAGCCTGGCGCGGTACAGCACCGTGCGTTGCCGGTCGCGCGGATGCCGTCGCTGCTTCGGCGCGACTATGTCGGCAACTTCAACGACAGCTACTGGCTCACCAACCCGGCCGCACCAATGACGGGCTACGCGAAGATCATCGGCGCGACCGACACGCCGCAGACGCTGCGCACACGGCTCGGCCATACGAGCGCCGCGCAATTGCAGAACGACCCGCATGGGGTTTCCGCCGATGCACTCGGCCGCGCGGCGCTCGACAGTCGCTCGATGTCGGCGTTGCTGTTCAAGCAGCCCGTGCTCGACCGTCTGTGCAACAGCAGCGCGCTCGCGGCCCTGCCCGCCGACCCGAACCCGGAGCAACAGCGCGCGGCGTGCAAAGTACTGGTCGCATGGGACGATACGGCCGCGGCTGGCGCAGCGGGTGCAACCTTGTGGGACGAACTGTGGCGACGTCTGCTGACGGTTCCGCCCGCGCAGTTATACGCGGTGCCGTTCGATCCCGCGAAGCCGTTGACCACGCCCGCGGGCATCGCCGCCGATCCGGCGAAGCTCGCCGCCGCGCTGCATGATGCGCTCGCGGCACTGCAACGCGCTGGCATCGCGATCGATGCGCCGCGTAGCGCCGCCCTCTACGTGCAACGCAATGACGAGCGCATTCCGCTATTCGGCGGTTGCGACGCCGGTGGCTATTTCACCTCCGCGTGTGCCGCGCATCCATTCGACGCGAGCGGCTATTCGATGAACGTCAAGCCGATGGGCGACACGTATCTGCAGATCGTGTGGTTCTCGGACGATCAGGTGATCGCCCGCACGCTGCTCGCGCCGTCTGAATCCGACGATCCGGCGTCGCCGCACTATGCCGACGGCACGCGCGATTACGCGGCCCAGCGCTGGACGATTTTTCCGTTCTCCGAAGAAGCGATTGCGCGCGACCCGGCGTTGAATGTGCGCACGGTTAGTTCGTCGGACTCCGAAGGGAAAGGGCAATAA
- a CDS encoding UdgX family uracil-DNA binding protein (This protein belongs to the uracil DNA glycosylase superfamily, members of which act in excision repair of DNA. However, it belongs more specifically to UdgX branch, whose founding member was found to bind uracil in DNA (where it does not belong), without cleaving it, appears to promote DNA repair by a pathway involving RecA, rather than base excision.): MTDKPQKKRAHGDAQSEPADVEPDQHPAKLGDCRRCALWRNATQAVPGEGQRHASIVLVGEQPGDMEDLQGKPFVGPAGALLDRALEEAGVKRNDVYVTNAVKHFKWIARGKRRLHKTPAQREVEACSYWLEQELDMPDVRVVVALGATALKAVVDDPHARLQDAFDKTLERGEKRVVATYHPSYALRAPDPETRREVYERIVAALRTAQKLAHGGKRSG; the protein is encoded by the coding sequence ATGACCGACAAGCCGCAGAAAAAGCGCGCGCATGGCGACGCGCAATCGGAGCCAGCGGATGTCGAACCCGATCAGCATCCGGCGAAGCTCGGCGATTGCCGCCGCTGCGCGCTATGGCGCAACGCGACTCAGGCCGTGCCCGGCGAAGGGCAGCGGCATGCGTCGATCGTGCTGGTCGGCGAGCAGCCCGGCGATATGGAAGACCTGCAGGGCAAGCCCTTCGTCGGGCCGGCCGGGGCGTTGCTGGACAGAGCGCTCGAAGAAGCCGGCGTCAAGCGTAACGACGTATACGTGACCAACGCGGTCAAGCATTTCAAGTGGATTGCTCGCGGCAAGCGTCGTTTGCATAAAACGCCCGCTCAGCGCGAAGTCGAAGCATGCAGCTACTGGCTCGAACAGGAACTCGACATGCCGGATGTGCGCGTGGTCGTCGCACTCGGGGCGACCGCGTTGAAAGCGGTTGTCGACGATCCGCACGCGCGTTTGCAGGACGCGTTCGACAAAACGCTCGAACGCGGCGAGAAGCGTGTGGTCGCGACGTACCATCCGTCGTATGCACTGCGCGCGCCGGACCCTGAAACCCGTCGCGAGGTGTACGAGCGCATCGTCGCGGCGCTGCGCACCGCGCAGAAGCTGGCCCACGGCGGCAAGCGATCAGGGTAA
- a CDS encoding DUF2778 domain-containing protein — translation MFQCTFELNGKPMSEFRIGALSFPAYSGQGSYINKAAGMCTPKIGAIPVGRYYIFDRRSGGILGPLKDRLNLNGNNKSEWFALYAIDANIDDDKVLCEGIIRGQFRLHPKGRLGRSEGCITIDRLADWHHIRSIFTNTPKVSVPGSELKAYGEVIVR, via the coding sequence GTGTTTCAATGCACGTTCGAATTGAATGGTAAGCCAATGAGCGAATTTCGGATTGGCGCTCTATCGTTTCCTGCATACTCTGGGCAGGGGAGTTATATCAACAAGGCGGCTGGAATGTGCACGCCGAAGATCGGCGCCATTCCCGTCGGCAGATATTATATTTTTGACCGTAGATCCGGAGGCATTCTGGGACCATTGAAAGATCGGCTTAACCTGAATGGCAATAATAAGAGCGAATGGTTCGCGCTCTACGCTATCGACGCTAATATCGACGACGATAAAGTCTTATGCGAAGGTATCATTCGTGGCCAGTTCCGATTGCATCCGAAGGGCCGATTGGGGAGAAGCGAGGGCTGCATAACTATCGACCGACTCGCAGACTGGCATCATATTCGTTCGATATTTACCAACACGCCGAAAGTATCTGTGCCTGGATCGGAACTTAAAGCGTACGGTGAAGTGATTGTGAGATGA
- a CDS encoding PDR/VanB family oxidoreductase codes for MNHPVLNVVVARRRDEAPGIASFELASENGQALPAFDAGSHVDVHLPNGLVRQYSLCNDPRETHRYLIAVLRDEAGRGGSKAVHDLLREGDRLQISAPRNHFALADDAAHHLLLAGGIGVTPILCMAERLAATGASFDMHYCTRSKERTAFVERLAQAGFAKSVQLHHDDHPGGSTFDIEQTLSDAPPGTHLYVCGPRGFMDFVLETARAKGWPENRLHYEFFGAAANQPATGGSFQVRIASSGATIDVPPECTVVQALAAHGVEVITSCEMGVCGTCLTRVLSGEPDHQDSYLTDEERAANDQFLPCCSRARSPLLVLDL; via the coding sequence ATGAATCATCCCGTGCTGAATGTGGTGGTCGCGCGCCGGCGCGACGAAGCGCCCGGTATCGCGAGCTTCGAACTTGCGAGCGAAAACGGTCAGGCGTTGCCCGCTTTCGACGCCGGCTCGCACGTCGACGTGCATTTGCCGAACGGGCTCGTGCGTCAGTACTCGCTGTGCAACGATCCGCGCGAAACGCATCGCTATCTGATCGCTGTGCTGCGCGACGAAGCGGGACGCGGCGGATCGAAAGCGGTGCACGATTTGCTTCGCGAGGGCGATCGCCTGCAGATCAGCGCGCCGCGCAATCATTTCGCGCTCGCTGACGATGCGGCACATCATCTGCTGCTCGCGGGCGGCATCGGTGTCACGCCGATTCTTTGCATGGCCGAGCGGCTTGCCGCCACGGGCGCTTCGTTCGACATGCACTATTGCACGCGCTCGAAGGAACGCACGGCGTTCGTCGAGCGTCTTGCACAAGCTGGCTTCGCGAAGTCGGTCCAGCTTCATCACGATGACCATCCTGGCGGCTCGACGTTCGATATCGAACAGACGCTAAGCGATGCACCGCCCGGCACGCATCTGTATGTGTGCGGTCCGCGCGGCTTCATGGATTTCGTGCTCGAGACCGCGCGCGCAAAGGGCTGGCCGGAAAACAGGCTGCACTACGAGTTTTTCGGCGCGGCCGCGAATCAGCCGGCGACGGGCGGCAGCTTCCAGGTGCGCATCGCGAGCAGCGGCGCGACGATCGACGTGCCGCCCGAATGCACGGTGGTTCAGGCGCTGGCCGCGCATGGCGTCGAAGTGATCACGTCGTGCGAGATGGGTGTGTGCGGCACCTGTTTGACGCGAGTGCTGTCTGGCGAGCCGGATCACCAAGATTCTTATCTGACCGACGAGGAGCGCGCGGCGAACGATCAGTTCCTGCCGTGCTGCTCGCGCGCCAGATCGCCGCTGCTGGTGCTCGATCTGTGA
- a CDS encoding aromatic ring-hydroxylating oxygenase subunit alpha, giving the protein MFPKNAWYVACMPDEVADKPLGRQICGEPMVLYRNAEGAVVALEDFCPHRGAPLSLGFVRDGTLVCGYHGLEMGCQGKATGMPGQRVNGFPSIRSYPVIERYGFVWVWPGDATQADAAKLHHLEWAESAEWAYGGGLYHIRCDYRLMIDNLMDLTHETYVHANSIGQKEIDEAAPKTVAEGDTVRTSRFMENVAAPPFWKMALRGNGLADDVPVDRWQICHFTPPSHVLIEVGVAHAGHGGYHAPADKKASSIVVDFITPETETSIWYFWGMARNFRPDDAALTASIREGQGKIFSEDLEMLERQQQNLLRWPERNLLKLNIDAGGVMSRRVIDRLVAQERAETGAPQADAPRADAPRAEVTRVIPVRTAT; this is encoded by the coding sequence ATGTTTCCCAAGAACGCGTGGTACGTCGCATGCATGCCCGATGAAGTCGCGGACAAGCCGCTCGGCCGGCAGATCTGCGGCGAGCCGATGGTTCTCTATCGCAACGCGGAAGGCGCCGTAGTGGCGCTCGAAGACTTCTGTCCGCATCGCGGCGCGCCGCTGTCGCTCGGTTTCGTGCGCGACGGCACGCTCGTGTGCGGCTATCACGGACTCGAAATGGGCTGTCAGGGCAAGGCGACCGGCATGCCGGGCCAACGCGTCAACGGCTTTCCGTCGATTCGCAGCTATCCCGTGATCGAGCGCTATGGCTTCGTCTGGGTATGGCCCGGCGATGCGACGCAGGCCGATGCCGCCAAACTGCATCATCTGGAATGGGCCGAGAGTGCCGAATGGGCATATGGCGGTGGTCTTTATCACATTCGCTGCGATTACCGGCTGATGATCGACAACCTGATGGATCTGACGCACGAGACCTATGTGCACGCGAACAGCATCGGGCAAAAGGAAATCGACGAAGCCGCGCCGAAAACCGTGGCCGAAGGCGATACCGTGCGCACGAGCCGTTTCATGGAAAACGTCGCGGCGCCGCCGTTCTGGAAGATGGCGTTGCGCGGCAATGGTCTCGCCGACGACGTGCCCGTCGACCGTTGGCAGATCTGCCACTTCACGCCGCCGAGTCACGTGCTGATCGAGGTGGGGGTCGCGCATGCCGGGCATGGCGGCTATCACGCGCCCGCTGACAAGAAGGCGTCGTCGATCGTGGTGGATTTCATCACGCCTGAAACCGAAACATCGATCTGGTATTTCTGGGGCATGGCGCGCAATTTCCGTCCCGACGATGCCGCGCTGACCGCCAGCATCCGCGAAGGGCAGGGCAAGATCTTCAGCGAAGATCTGGAGATGCTCGAACGTCAGCAGCAGAACCTGCTGCGCTGGCCCGAGCGCAATCTGCTGAAACTCAATATCGATGCGGGCGGTGTGATGTCGCGTCGCGTGATCGATCGGCTCGTCGCGCAGGAGCGCGCGGAGACGGGCGCACCGCAGGCTGACGCGCCCCGGGCTGACGCGCCCCGGGCTGAAGTGACGCGCGTCATTCCGGTGCGGACGGCGACATGA